In uncultured Ilyobacter sp., a genomic segment contains:
- a CDS encoding LysR family transcriptional regulator, translated as MDLHYLRIFYEVAKERSFTKAANKLYINQSAVSIQVKKFEELLNTKLFDRSSKKIKLTYSGEVLYKMAEEIFQKVKRAEKEMTRIIELDKAKISIGSTSTVGEPLIPKLMKGFSKVHSEIEYDIIFSDKQRLLKSLKEGELDVIIIDEEHITDPNLEVIEVDKFPYVLVSKEDYRDIEDVIDTPLISRKTIPNNNEAIAALENKYKISFENQISVMGSLETIKGMVREGVGNVILPYYSVYKEVEAGEFKIIEKIEDVEDAYQIVITKDKRTLLEIIKFINFTQNFKII; from the coding sequence AGAAGTTTTACTAAAGCAGCAAATAAATTGTATATAAATCAATCTGCAGTGTCTATTCAGGTTAAAAAATTTGAGGAACTTTTAAATACGAAACTATTTGATAGAAGTTCTAAAAAAATTAAACTGACATATTCTGGAGAAGTTCTTTATAAGATGGCTGAGGAGATCTTTCAGAAAGTAAAGAGAGCCGAAAAAGAGATGACAAGGATAATAGAACTAGACAAGGCAAAGATATCAATAGGATCTACTTCCACAGTAGGAGAACCACTTATTCCTAAATTGATGAAAGGTTTTTCTAAAGTGCACTCAGAAATAGAATATGACATAATTTTTTCTGATAAGCAGAGACTTCTTAAGAGTTTGAAAGAGGGAGAACTAGATGTTATAATAATAGATGAGGAGCATATAACAGATCCGAATCTAGAAGTAATAGAAGTAGATAAATTCCCTTATGTACTAGTAAGTAAGGAAGACTATAGAGATATAGAAGATGTCATAGACACTCCGCTTATATCAAGAAAAACTATACCTAACAATAACGAGGCTATAGCAGCACTTGAAAATAAATATAAGATCTCTTTTGAAAACCAGATTTCAGTTATGGGAAGTCTAGAAACAATCAAGGGAATGGTAAGAGAGGGAGTAGGAAACGTGATACTTCCATACTACTCAGTTTATAAAGAGGTTGAAGCAGGAGAATTTAAGATAATAGAGAAAATAGAAGACGTTGAAGATGCCTATCAGATAGTTATAACCAAGGATAAGAGAACACTTCTTGAAATAATAAAGTTTATAAACTTTACTCAAAATTTTAAAATTATATAG
- the gmhA gene encoding D-sedoheptulose 7-phosphate isomerase: protein MKLIDSYIKTYNLLESFIKEEEKSNVTEKVAKDLAGVFENGNKALICGNGGSNCDALHFAEEFTGRFRSDRRALPAIAISDSSHITCVGNDYGFDHIFSRGVEAYGKEGDFFIGISTSGNSENVIKAVEAAKKLGLKTCLLLGKDGGKLKGMCDYEFIIPGETSDRIQEIHMMILHIIIEGVEKIMFPENYK, encoded by the coding sequence ATGAAACTTATTGATTCATATATAAAAACATACAATCTGCTGGAAAGTTTTATAAAAGAAGAGGAAAAATCCAATGTGACTGAAAAAGTGGCTAAGGATCTTGCTGGTGTTTTTGAAAATGGGAATAAGGCTCTCATATGCGGAAACGGGGGCAGCAACTGTGATGCACTTCATTTTGCAGAGGAGTTTACAGGGAGATTCAGAAGTGACAGAAGAGCCCTTCCTGCTATAGCTATATCAGATTCATCACATATAACCTGTGTGGGAAATGACTATGGATTTGACCATATTTTTTCTAGGGGTGTAGAAGCCTATGGAAAAGAGGGGGATTTCTTTATAGGAATATCAACAAGTGGAAATTCTGAAAATGTAATAAAAGCTGTGGAAGCTGCCAAAAAATTAGGTTTAAAAACTTGCCTTCTTTTGGGGAAAGACGGAGGAAAGTTAAAGGGAATGTGTGACTATGAGTTCATAATCCCTGGGGAAACTTCAGACAGAATACAGGAAATTCACATGATGATTCTTCATATTATCATAGAGGGTGTAGAAAAAATAATGTTTCCTGAAAACTATAAATAA